The proteins below come from a single Necator americanus strain Aroian chromosome V, whole genome shotgun sequence genomic window:
- a CDS encoding hypothetical protein (NECATOR_CHRV.G18310.T4) — MMLLEPGYLCAYDFPLIHFSKRKPVTNNITNHYAAEFPSTSRAGSPSGDDSLDSAQSWSAAIQAALMPVTPQSSTAGQKRGNDMAKLKVPNESERGRLGTTIQSEQEFSQLYQLFAEEVLGSGQFGTVYGGIHRKSGKHVAVKLIDKLKFPPNKEDLLRAEVHILQKVHHPGVVDFQQMLETPDRIFVVMEKLKGDMLEMILSSEKGRLSERITQFLVAQILVALRYLHNQNIVHCDLKPENILLTSNSDFPQVKLCDFGFARIIGEKSFRRSVVGTPAYLAPEVLCNKGFNRSLDMWSVGVIVYVSLSGTFPFNEDEDILDQIQNAEFMYPPNLWKEIGDNAIEFINGLLQVKMSKRFTVSKALAHIWMQGYELWSDLRLLEKTVGERFLTHESDDARWSEFEKDHNLTPVYV; from the exons ATGATGTTGCTTGAACCCGGTTACCTGTGCGCCTACGATTTTCCCCTCATTCATTTCTCTAAAAGAAAACCTGTGACCAACAACATCACAAATCACTACGCTGCAGAATTTCCGTCGACAAGTCGAG cTGGTTCACCATCAGGAGACGACTCGTTGGACTCGGCGCAATCATGGTCGGCGGCGATCCAGGCGGCACTGATGCCGGTCACACCACAATCGTCAACCGCTGGTCAAAAACGAGGAAACGACATGGCGAAACTGAAAGTCCCTAATGAAA GCGAAAGAGGACGACTTGGCACTACTATTCAAAGTGAACAGGAATTCTCTCAGCTTTATCAGCTGTTTGCTGAagag GTTCTCGGATCCGGTCAATTCGGCACTGTTTATGGTGGAATTCATCGAAAATCCGGGAAACATGTTGCTGTAAAATTAATAGACAAATTGAAATTCCCGCCAAACAAAGAGGATTTATTACGAGCCGAAGTACATATATTGCAG AAAGTCCATCACCCAGGTGTTGTTGATTTCCAACAAATGCTTGAAACCCCGGATCGAATATTTGTTGTCATGGAAAAGTTGAAG GGTGATATGTTAGAGATGATATTGTCAAGCGAGAAAGGACGGCTAAGCGAGAGGATCACGCAATTCCTTGTTGCGCAG ATTCTTGTTGCTCTTCGCTATCTCCACAATCAAAATATCGTCCATTGTGATTTGAAGCCAGAGAACATCCTGTTGACTTCGAATTCGGATTTTCCGCAG GTGAAACTCTGCGATTTTGGCTTCGCGAGGATCATCGGTGAGAAATCGTTCCGTCGATCCGTGGTAGGCACTCCGGCCTATCTTGCACCGGAGGTGCTTTGTAACAAAGGTTTCAATCGTTCTCTGGACATGTGGAGTGTTGGAGTGATTGTGTACGTCAG CCTTTCTGGTACGTTTCCCTTCAACGAGGACGAAGACATTCTTGATCAAATACAAAATGCTGAGTTCATGTATCCACCTAATTTATGGAAGGAAATCGGTGATAACG CAATCGAATTCATCAACGGCCTACTCCAGGTGAAAATGAGTAAACGATTCACAGTCTCAAAGGCGCTAGCACACATTTGGATGCAG GGATATGAGCTTTGGTCGGACCTTCGGCTATTGGAGAAAACAGTTGGTGAACGATTTTTGACGCACGAAAGTGACGATGCACGATGGAGTGAGTTCGAGAAGGACCACAATCTTACGCCCGTTTACGTTTAG